The Haematobia irritans isolate KBUSLIRL chromosome 1, ASM5000362v1, whole genome shotgun sequence DNA segment TACTCGAAGAAAACCTCTCTCGTCAAGAAATTTGAAATACTAATTCCCAATATTGAATTGCCATCTGCTGGGAATAACTAATACTCAAATTTTCTACACCAAAAGTTCCGAAGATAACGGGCCTGCGATGACATCCTCAACCACAAAATGATCATAGCCTACGATAAATATCTCAATGAGATTACTGAGTTCTTCACGGTGAAGCGATCTTCCTCCTAACGATTGGACGCATTCGCACCAAGGTTGCCATtttagctaaaaataatctagcaaaatttggagaaatttttaccaaaaaccattttttttttgcaaaattttatgttatagaaaatttttgtcaaattttatttctttagaaaattttgtcaaagttttatttctacagaaaattttgtcaaagttttatttctacagaaaattttatcaaaattttatttctatagaaaattttgtcaaatttttatttctatagaaaattttgtcaaaattttatttctatagaaaattttgtcaaaattttatttctatagaaaattttgtcaaaattttatttctatagaaaattttgtcaaaattttatttctatagaaaatttttcaaaattttatttctatagaaaatttttcaaaattttatttctatagaaaattttgtcaaaattttgtttctatagaaaatgttgtcaaaattttatttctatagaaaattttgtcaagatttcatttctataaaaaattttgacaaacttttatttttatagaacattttgtcaaaattttatttctatagaaaattttgtcaaaattttatttctatagaaaattttgtcaaaattttatttctatagaaaatttttgtcaaaattttatttctgtaaaaaattttgtcaaaattttatttctgtaaaaaattttgtcaaaattttatttctgtaaaaaattttgtcaacattttatttctatagaaaattttgtcaaaattttatttctatagaaaattttgtcaaaattttatttctacagaaaattttgtcaaaattttatttctatagaaaattttgtcaaaattttatttctatagaaaattgttgtcaaattttatttctatagaaaattttgtgttttatttctacagaaaattttgtcaaaattttatttctatagaaaattttgtcaaaattttatttctatagacaattttgtcaaaattttatttctatagaaaattttgtcaaaattttatttctatagaaaattttgtcaaaattttatttctatagaaaatttttgtcaacattttatttttatagaaaaagttgtattttgtatagaaaattttgtcaaaagttgtattttgtatagaaaattttgtcaaaagtttatattgtatagaaaattttgtcaaaagtttattttgtatagaaaatttgtgtattcttagttggagagaaatatttggcaaaatctaccaaaacatcaataattgtACCAATctcccaaacagtaaaaaagctaccatttttggtagaattctaccaactgtggcaaccgtgattcgaACTCCTCTAAGACAATTCCAGATCAGCAGGTAAACTGGCATTTAATCTTCTTAGTTGGTGATGTGGCGCCATAGCCATGGCGAACGTCAGTGAGTGATttctgagcaaaattttatgcttttgaaataaataaaaatgaatgaattgtATATAATAACCCAAAACGATGTTAGTAGTCTCGTGGACATTGCTATATTCAGaaatattgaacatttcatACAAAGCCAAAATGTTCAGATACTGTAGTTAACAAATTTATCagataaatgtaattaaaagtcGCTATATTCAGAAGTAAAGAGCAATTCAAACAATTTATATGATACCGTAGTTAACGAATCGATTATTTTTGGGAGAATCCAGTTGTCCAGGGAAAGTCATAGTGGCTATAGCTGATTCTAAGCAATATATCGTTAAAAACAacgtattttattcaaaaaagtcaaattttattattaaattttccctCATTTTATTGATTAATCCtaacaatttcataatttcAGGTTCAAGGAAAAGATCCATCCGTTGAAATTACACAGGATATTGTTGAAGAATCCGAAGATGAACGTTTCGAGGATATGTCCGATACCGCACCGCCCATTGAATTGCCGCCCTGTGAATTGGCCCGCCTGGAAGATATCTCCGAAGTTATACAGAATTGTTTAACCACTCCATTGCGCAAAGAGAAACTATCCATGGCTTTGGAATCGGAGAATTATATTAAGAAGTTACTTAATATATTTCATGTATGCGAAGATCTGGATAATACCGAGGGCCTGCATCATCTTttcgaaatatttaaaaatatatttctattaaataagaATGCATTGTTCGAAATTATGTTTGCGGAGGATACAATATTCGATGTGGTCGGTTGCCTCGAATACGATCCAAGCGCCACTCAGCCGAAGAAGCATCGTCAGTATTTAAAACAATGGGCTAAATTCCGTGAAGCTGTCCCCATTAAGAATCAAGATCTATTAGCTAAAATCCATCAGACATTTCGTGTGCAGTATATACAGGATATTATATTGCCCACGCCATCCGTATTCGTAGAGGATAATATGTTAAATACTTTAtctagttttatattttttaacaaagtcGAAATTGTCACACTGATACAAGAGGATGAACGTTTTCTTGTTGATATGTTCACAATGCTTACCGATCCAAATACCAGCGATGCCAAGCGTCGTGACATTGTCTTGTTTTTGAAGGAATTCTGCAATTATGCCCAAAATCTACAGCCCCAAGGTAAAGACTCATTTTACAAAACACTGACGTGTTTGGGCATATTGCAAGCATTGGAAATAACACTTGTGATGAATGATCAGAAAACAAAGGCGGCTTCAATAGATATACTGACGGCGATTGTTGAATTTTCACCGTTGGTTGTAcgtaattataccctgcaacaAGTGAGTCGTACAGAAGGGGTAAGTGATAAGACCCCTCCCTTATTTTTCtatgtatatataaattttacatatttacTAATCTATGTTTTATTCTCGTTCTATGTTTCGTTCGCCAGGACCGTatgttattaaacattgccattGAACAAATGTTAAATGATTCCGAACCCGAATTGGGAGTTGCTGTGCAATTGATGGGCATAATTAAGATATTATTGGAACCCGAAAATATGTTAACTGAAAAGGGAGATTTcttaaactttttctataaacacaGTATACAAACATTGATAGGTAAGTTGCGTGTCGTAAGAATATCCCATGCAATTTTATTTGGtattaatttgaatttctatatttgtttttacaattttctagcACCTTTGTTGCTCAATACGATCGATGATCGTCCGCAAAACGAAGATTATCAAACAGCACAATTATTGGGAATAGTTTTAGATATTTTATCATTTTGTGTTGAACATCATACTTATCATATAAAGAATTTCATCATACAAAAAGATCTCCTCAAGAGAATTCTTGTACTCATGAAGAGTTCTCATACGTTCCTTGTTTTAGGCGCTTTAAGGCTTTTAAGAAAGATTGTAGCATTAAAAGATGAGTTTTATAATCGGTAAGCTCTAATAATAAACTTATTGCAGTTttggaatacaaattttataaatttcctatatttttttttatagacacatTGTTAAGGGAAATCTTTTTGCCCCAGTGGTGGATGCCTTCATACGCAACAACGGTCGTTATAATCTACTCGAATCGGCTATATTGGAACTGTTTGAATTTGTTAAATTGGAGGACATTAAGACATTGTGTGTCTATTTTGTTGAaacatttagcaaaatatttgatgaaatcGAATATGttcaaacatttaaatatttaaagaatcgtTACGATCAATATCAGGAGCGAATAAAAGATCGCGACAAGATGGGTCTAGACACGTGAGTAAAATTGCTTGTACTATATACGATGTTTTATTTTTCCCCattgttatttaaattaatttattttctattttttttttgacagtgGCATTCCAATAATTCGTGGTGGACGTTTTCGTCGTGATCAAAGGCAAATGGAAGAGGAAGAAGAAATGTGGTTTAATGAAGAAGAAGATTTAGAGGAACTGGAAAATTATAATACCGTCATGAAGTGTGagtaattgaatatttgtttaCTTTAAAATATAGATGTAGATttggaaaattaattgaaaatatagattTTAGAAAGGTAGTAGAGGTTTTTACCATCCGTGGCTTTGTGCAAATCAATAATTGCCAAGGTAGCTATTCGTTAAATCCTAACAATTTCGGTGTTTTTGTTCTCCAATGTGTTGGTGTGTCAAAAAAAAAGCCAGTAAGgcttaaccctttgactaccgacaCCAAACTCCCCATTTAGTTGCGATTTAGttctacatacaaaaaaaaagcaacaatATCATCAattgccaattaaaattttaattgatgttaaaatatattcaattaaaaacttacgcccattttcatgaagctccgttagtgctccgttaactaacgaacttttaaaccgtatgatGGGCATAGCTGctatcttgcatatatattccacatgacagttaggaacttaactgccgaaaatttttcagttaaagttaaccggagagaagatatttggaatttactttcttttaactggcagttaaagcctaacggtgctacatgaaaatggccgttaattggctaaacacattttttaattgaaataaaaatcaatgacaaaaagtaattgtatcaattaattataccctccaccataggagggtataattaatatagggggtatattaactttgtcaatccgtttgtaacacaacgaaatattgctctaagaatctataaagtatatatattctgggtcaaggtgaaattctgagtcgatctaa contains these protein-coding regions:
- the flfl gene encoding serine/threonine-protein phosphatase 4 regulatory subunit 3 flfl isoform X1 — its product is MTTDTRRRVKLYALNAERQWDDRGTGHVSSNYVDRLKGISLLVRAESDGSLLLESKIQPDTAYQKQQDTLIVWSEGDNFDLALSFQEKAGCDEIWEKICQVQGKDPSVEITQDIVEESEDERFEDMSDTAPPIELPPCELARLEDISEVIQNCLTTPLRKEKLSMALESENYIKKLLNIFHVCEDLDNTEGLHHLFEIFKNIFLLNKNALFEIMFAEDTIFDVVGCLEYDPSATQPKKHRQYLKQWAKFREAVPIKNQDLLAKIHQTFRVQYIQDIILPTPSVFVEDNMLNTLSSFIFFNKVEIVTLIQEDERFLVDMFTMLTDPNTSDAKRRDIVLFLKEFCNYAQNLQPQGKDSFYKTLTCLGILQALEITLVMNDQKTKAASIDILTAIVEFSPLVVRNYTLQQVSRTEGDRMLLNIAIEQMLNDSEPELGVAVQLMGIIKILLEPENMLTEKGDFLNFFYKHSIQTLIAPLLLNTIDDRPQNEDYQTAQLLGIVLDILSFCVEHHTYHIKNFIIQKDLLKRILVLMKSSHTFLVLGALRLLRKIVALKDEFYNRHIVKGNLFAPVVDAFIRNNGRYNLLESAILELFEFVKLEDIKTLCVYFVETFSKIFDEIEYVQTFKYLKNRYDQYQERIKDRDKMGLDTGIPIIRGGRFRRDQRQMEEEEEMWFNEEEDLEELENYNTVMKSVTEKNGSPSQQQMQQKSPPQNSQQQLQQHGTSNSMLSGSTSANSLNITSATTSNHSPTGGTTGGGVIGDSNAGGIQTQTPSTSSNSGSSASSSNCSSSSSEQHLGANLLHQQQQQDPQSHSYQQQQLNLNSTLVAAAAAAAAVGVTSAASSHLDAQPAQQSDIVELQQQLAAVEQQQELAALSSGGSNNDTEATQSNSATGSSVTQSSTAGPSSSALTESAVAAAAAATQLLSSMASSEAVAAVAAEVVAAVANKLNSCSNAANVMENKEAAPSSTPTTITGENILKKLVDYGSDSGDEYEPEDDDEETETPHQKKPRLA
- the flfl gene encoding serine/threonine-protein phosphatase 4 regulatory subunit 3 flfl isoform X2: MTTDTRRRVKLYALNAERQWDDRGTGHVSSNYVDRLKGISLLVRAESDGSLLLESKIQPDTAYQKQQDTLIVWSEGDNFDLALSFQEKAGCDEIWEKICQVQGKDPSVEITQDIVEESEDERFEDMSDTAPPIELPPCELARLEDISEVIQNCLTTPLRKEKLSMALESENYIKKLLNIFHVCEDLDNTEGLHHLFEIFKNIFLLNKNALFEIMFAEDTIFDVVGCLEYDPSATQPKKHRQYLKQWAKFREAVPIKNQDLLAKIHQTFRVQYIQDIILPTPSVFVEDNMLNTLSSFIFFNKVEIVTLIQEDERFLVDMFTMLTDPNTSDAKRRDIVLFLKEFCNYAQNLQPQGKDSFYKTLTCLGILQALEITLVMNDQKTKAASIDILTAIVEFSPLVVRNYTLQQDRMLLNIAIEQMLNDSEPELGVAVQLMGIIKILLEPENMLTEKGDFLNFFYKHSIQTLIAPLLLNTIDDRPQNEDYQTAQLLGIVLDILSFCVEHHTYHIKNFIIQKDLLKRILVLMKSSHTFLVLGALRLLRKIVALKDEFYNRHIVKGNLFAPVVDAFIRNNGRYNLLESAILELFEFVKLEDIKTLCVYFVETFSKIFDEIEYVQTFKYLKNRYDQYQERIKDRDKMGLDTGIPIIRGGRFRRDQRQMEEEEEMWFNEEEDLEELENYNTVMKSVTEKNGSPSQQQMQQKSPPQNSQQQLQQHGTSNSMLSGSTSANSLNITSATTSNHSPTGGTTGGGVIGDSNAGGIQTQTPSTSSNSGSSASSSNCSSSSSEQHLGANLLHQQQQQDPQSHSYQQQQLNLNSTLVAAAAAAAAVGVTSAASSHLDAQPAQQSDIVELQQQLAAVEQQQELAALSSGGSNNDTEATQSNSATGSSVTQSSTAGPSSSALTESAVAAAAAATQLLSSMASSEAVAAVAAEVVAAVANKLNSCSNAANVMENKEAAPSSTPTTITGENILKKLVDYGSDSGDEYEPEDDDEETETPHQKKPRLA